From Pongo pygmaeus isolate AG05252 chromosome 1, NHGRI_mPonPyg2-v2.0_pri, whole genome shotgun sequence, one genomic window encodes:
- the LOC129038966 gene encoding alpha-amylase 1B, with product MKFFQLFFTIGFCWAQYSPNTQQGRTSIVHLFEWRWVDIALECERYLAPKGFGGVQVSPPNENVAIHNPSRPWWERYQPVSYKLCTRSGNEDEFRNMVTRCNNVGVRIYVDAVINHMCGNAVSAGTSSTCGSYFNPGSRDFPAVPYSGWDFNDGKCKTGSGDIENYNDATQVRDCRLSGLLDLALEKDYVRSKIAEYMNHLIDIGVAGFRLDASKHMWPGDIKAILDKLHNLNSNWFPEGSKPFIYQEVIDLGGEPIKSSDYFGNGRVTEFKYGAKLGTVIRKWNGEKMSYLKNWGEGWGFMPSDRALVFVDNHDNQRGHGAGGASILTFWDARLYKMAVGFMLAHPYGFTRVMSSYRWPRYFENGKDVNDWVGPPNDNGVTKEVTINPDTTCGNDWVCEHRWRQIRNMVTFRNVVDGQPFTNWYDNGSNQVAFGRGNRGFIVFNNDDWSFSLTLQTGLPAGTYCDVISGDKINGDCTGIKIYVSDDGKANFSISNSAEDPFIAIHAESKL from the exons ATGAAGttctttcagttgtttttcaCCATTGGGTTCTGCTGGGCTCAGTATTCTCCAAATACACAACAAGGACGAACATCTATTGTTCATCTGTTTGAATGGCGATGGGTTGATATTGCTCTTGAATGTGAGCGATATTTAGCTCCCAAGGGATTTGGAGGGGTTCAG GTCTCTCCACCAAATGAAAATGTTGCAATTCACAACCCTTCCAGACCTTGGTGGGAAAGATACCAACCAGTTAGCTATAAATTATGCACAAGATCTGGAAATGAAGATGAATTTAGAAACATGGTGACTAGATGCAACAATGTTGGG GTTCGTATTTATGTGGATGCTGTAATTAATCATATGTGTGGTAATGCTGTGAGTGCAGGAACAAGCAGTACCTGTGGAAGTTACTTCAACCCTGGAAGTAGGGACTTTCCAGCAGTCCCATATTCGGGATGGGATTTTAATGATGGTAAATGTAAAACTGGAAGTGGAGATATCGAGAACTATAATGATGCTACTCAG GTCAGAGATTGTCGTCTGTCTGGTCTTCTTGATCTTGCACTGGAGAAAGATTATGTGCGTTCCAAGATTGCTGAATATATGAACCATCTCATTGACATTGGTGTTGCAGGGTTCAGACTTGATGCTTCCAAGCACATGTGGCCTGGAGACATAAAGGCAATTTTGGACAAACTGCATAATCTGAACAGTAACTGGTTCCCCGAAGGAAGTAAACCTTTCATTTACCAGGAG GTAATTGATCTGGGTGGTGAGCCAATTAAAAGCAGTGACTACTTTGGAAATGGCCGGGTGACAGAATTCAAGTATGGTGCAAAACTCGGCACAGTTATTCgcaagtggaatggagagaagatgtcttacttaaa gaaCTGGGGAGAAGGTTGGGGTTTCATGCCTTCTGACAGAGCGCTTGTCTTTGTGGATAACCATGACAATCAACGAGGACATGGGGCTGGAGGAGCCTCTATTCTTACCTTCTGGGATGCTAG GCTGTACAAAATGGCAGTTGGATTTATGCTTGCACATCCTTATGGATTTACACGAGTAATGTCAAGCTACCGTTGGCCAAgatattttgaaaatggaaaa GATGTTAATGATTGGGTTGGGCCACCAAATGATAATGGAGTAACTAAAGAAGTTACCATTAATCCAGACACTACTTGTGGCAATGACTGGGTCTGTGAACATCGATGGCGCCAAATAAG GAACATGGTTACATTCCGCAATGTAGTGGATGGCCAGCCTTTTACAAACTGGTATGATAATGGGAGCAACCAAGTGGCTTTTGGGAGAGGAAACAGAGGATTCATTGTTTTCAACAATGATGACTG gtcattttctttaactttgcAAACTGGTCTTCCTGCTGGCACATACTGTGATGTCATTTCTGGAGATAAAATTAATGGCGATTGCACAGGCATTAAAATCTACGTTTCTGATGATGGtaaagctaatttttctattagtAACTCTGCTGAAGATCCATTTATTGCAATTCATGCTGAATCtaaattgtaa
- the LOC129021073 gene encoding pancreatic alpha-amylase-like → MVNLAFSPLIKDVNDWVGPPNDNGVIKEVTINPDTTCGNDWVSEHPCRQIRNMVIFHNVVDGQPFTNWYDNGSNQVAFGRGNKGFIFFNNDDWSFSSTLQTGLPAGTYCDVISGDKINGKCTGIKIYISDDGKAHFSISNSAEDPFIVIYAESKL, encoded by the exons ATGGTAAATTTGGCTTTTTCCCCCCTAATTAAGGATGTTAATGATTGGGTTGGGCCACCAAATGATAATGGAGTAATTAAAGAAGTTACTATTAATCCAGACACTACTTGTGGCAATGACTGGGTCTCTGAACATCCATGTCGCCAAATAAG gAACATGGTTATTTTCCACAATGTAGTGGATGGGCAGCCTTTTACAAACTGGTATGATAATGGGAGCAACCAAGTTGCTTTTGGGAGAGGAAACAAAggattcatttttttcaacaatgATGACTG gtcATTTTCTTCAACTTTGCAAACTGGTCTTCCTGCTGGCACATACTGTGATGTCATTTCTGGAGATAAAATTAATGGCAAATGCACAGGCATTAAAATCTACATTTCTGACGATGGCAAAGCTCATTTTTCTATTAGTAACTCTGCTGAAGATCCATTTATTGTAATTTATGCTGAATCtaaattgtaa